A single genomic interval of Peromyscus leucopus breed LL Stock chromosome 7, UCI_PerLeu_2.1, whole genome shotgun sequence harbors:
- the Pigy gene encoding phosphatidylinositol N-acetylglucosaminyltransferase subunit Y: MFPSLPTLTVLIPLVSLAGLFYSASVEEGFPQGCTSASSLCFYSLLLPVTVPVYVFFHLWTWMGLKLFRHN, translated from the coding sequence ATGTTCCCGTCTCTGCCCACCCTGACTGTCCTCATCCCGCTGGTCTCACTGGCAGGCCTGTTCTACTCGGCCTCTGTGGAGGAAGGCTTCCCCCAGGGCTGCACCAGCGCCAGCAGCCTGTGTTTCTACAGCCTGCTGCTGCCGGTCACCGTGCCGGTGTACGTCTTCTTCCACCTGTGGACCTGGATGGGGCTGAAGCTCTTCAGACATAATTAG